The Spiroplasma endosymbiont of Crioceris asparagi genome contains the following window.
GTAATGATGAATTATTCTCAAATTCTAAAGAAAGAGGATTAGACAAAACACTTTCTACTTGAATGATGGTTATAGGAATTGTGCTTGCTGTGATTGCGATAACTTCTGCGATTTTAACTAATATTTACTTAAAATAATTTTATGAAAGAACAAATAATTAATATTCTTGAAAAAGAAAAAATAACAAGCATCGATAATTTAAAGAATTTATTAAACATTGAAAAAAATAAATTCTTTAAATTAATAGATGAATTAATAGAAGAAAAAAAGATATATAAAACTATCGAATCTAATATTATATTAAATAATAAAAGTTTGAAAAAAGGAACAATAAGAATTAATTCAAAATGTTTTGGTTTTATAAAACCACTAGAAGAATACAATGAATTTAATCAAGATTTTTTTGTGCCCAAATTTGGTTTAAATAATAGTATTTCAAATGATGAAGTAATATTTTCATATATTGAAGAAGACGATGGAAGATATCGTGGTAATGTTGAAGGAATTATAAAAAGAGATAAAAAAACTTTAGTGGGAATTATGTCTTATAGTCAAGACAAAAGATTTTTAGATTTCATTCCCTCAGATCCTGCATTTATTAACTACCGAATTGTTTTGGTAAATAAAAATAAATATAAATTAAAAGAAGATTTGATAGTTAAAGTTTCTATTTCTAATGTAAAACAAAACAAAATGTTTGTGTATATTGATGAAATTATTGGTGATGCTAATAAGGCTGTTGATAGAATTATTTCAATTGCCTATGAAAATGAAATTGAACCAGGATTTTCTAGTGAGTCTTTAAAAGAAGCGGAAGAAGTTGCAAAACCAATAAATAAAAATGATATTAAATTTAAAAAAAGATTAGAGAAAAATTTATTTAATAAACCTATTGTAACAATAGATGGTGCTGATTCTAAAGATTTAGATGATGCTGTATGTGTTGAAAAAGTAAATGATAATTATGTATTAACAGTTGCGATTGCTGATGTAAGTTATTATGTTAGACCAAGAACTAAATTAGATTATGTGGCTTTATATAAAGGAAATTCTACTTATTTAGCTAACAAAGTTTTACCAATGCTTCCTGAAGTTCTTTCAAATGGAGTTTGTTCATTAAATCCTAATGAAGAAAAGCTGTGTATGGTTTGTGAAATGACAATAAATAAAAATGGAGAAATTATTGATTCTAATATTTATGAATCAATAATGATTTCAAAAGCACGTTTAACATATGGGGGAGTAAATGATTTATTTGAAACAAAAAAATCAAAATATCCCGATGAAGTTAATGCAATGTTGTGAGATGCTTTAGAGTTACATAATATTATTGAAAAAAGAAAAGATAAGTTAGGAACAATTGATTTTGATATTCCAGAACCAAAAGCAATTTTAAATGCTAATTCTGATGTTGTTGATATAGTTGCTCGTGAAAGAGGAATTGCTGAACGATTAATTGAAAATTTCATGGTTAGCGCCAATGTTACAGTTGCTCTAGAAATGGAAAAAATTAAAATGCCTTTTCTTTACAGAAACCATGAAAGTCCAAAAAAAGAAAACATGGGTGAATGAGTAAATAGTTTAAAACTTTTAGGTATTAATGTTCCTTTTAATTTAGAAAAAGATATAACACCCTTAGATGTAAAACAAGCACTAGAAAAAATTGCAAATGAAGTAACTGATGTTAATGAAAAAACAGTGATCAACATAACACTTTTAAGATATATGGAAAAAGCTAGATATGAATCAGAAAACATTGGTCATTTTGGTTTAGCGGCAAACACATATACCCATTTCACTTCACCGATAAGAAGATACTCAGACTTAATGGTACACCGATATCTAAAAAAATATTTAATAAATAAAGAAGATGATTATCAAAATGAAAATATTTCTTTTATTGATAAAGCATGTGAAATCATTAATGAAACGGAAAAAAAATCTCTTAATGCAGAGCGTGAAGTTAATAAAGTTTGTATGGCTGAATTTATGAAAGATAAGGTTGGCCAAGAATACAATGGAATCATCTCTGCAATTTTAAAATTTGGAATATTTGTTCAATTAGAAAATTGTGTTGAGGGATTAGTACATATAACTAATTTAAAAAATGCCACATTTGATGAAAAGAGAAATATTTATACAACTGATGATAAAAAAACATACAAATTAGGACAAAAAGTTAAAATCAAAGTGATAGCAGCTGATGTTAAAAGAAGAATTATAGATTTTGAATTTTGTTAATTAAGGCAGGTGATTAAAATGGGTATAAAAATAATTATTAAAAATAAAAAAGCCCGTTTTAATTATGAGATTTTAGAAACTATTGAAGCAGGAATTGTTTTGAATGGAGATGAAATAAAATCGATAAGAAATAATGATGTCTCAATTAATGAATCATTTATACTAATTAAAGAAAAAGAAGCATATATTTTAAATATGAGTATTAAAAAATATGAATTTTCTACTCAAAAAACTTCTGAACCAACTAGAAACCGTAAGTTGTTATTACACAAAAAACAAATTATGAAACTGTTAAAAAGAGTTAAACTTGAAAAATTAACAATTGTGCCAATAATGTTATATTTTTCAAATGGTTTAGTTAAACTTGAAATTGGATTAGGAAGAGGAAAAAATTTAATTGATAAAAGAGAAACAATTAAAGAGCGTGACTCAAACAGAAAATTAAACAAAATTAGAAAGGTATAATATGAAATTTTTATTACAAACAGCAAATTTAAATAAAACATCAACACCCGTTGTTTGTGGGATCATTATTTTAATTTCAATTTTGGTATTTCTTATAACTTTGTTTGCTTTTATTAAATACTTAAAACAAAGAAATTTAAAACAAAAAAATTTTGGAGAAACAACAAAGCACCAAGACTTATTTAAATTTTGAACATTTTATGCATTTATAATTGTAATGTTTTCAGCGGTCTTAATATTTTTAATTTCATTTTCAATTATGATTGGCAGTTTTTAAAAAAAATTATAAACAAATTTAAATTAAATACAACATCATTTGTCAAAAAAAATGATGTTTTTTTGTAGTAAAAATTTAACAAAATAATACATAAACTTTTTCAAAATCATTGCTTATTTTTTTATAAAAAAAACATAAAAAATCCTTGCTTTTGTTTTTTAGTTTAATATCATAAGGGCAAGAACTAAATATTAAACTTATATAGTTTGGCATAACGGGCCATTGATTCCACCCCAGGACCTATCTTGGGACTATAAGTATTAATAATTTAAAAAAGGGTTTAGGATTTAGTTTGAATATAATTATAAATTAAAAACAAAAAAAAGAATTATATGAACGAGATTGTTAAATCAATATTTAAATTTGAAACCATTATTATTTTGAGACATGTATTACCTGATGGTGATGCATATGGCTCTCAGTTGGGTTTAAAAAGTCTAATTTTAGATAATTTTAAGCATAAAAAAGTTTACGCCTTTGGTAAAGAAATTTCCTACTTAAATTTTGTTGGGAATATGGATGTTTTTCAAAAACAAGTTTTTAAAAATGCATTGGTTATAGTAACTGATTGCGGAAACATAGAACGAATTGACATAGAAGACAAACAACTTTTGCAGCAAGCTAAAAAGGTTATTAAAATTGATCATCATCCAGATGTTGAACCATATGGTGATATTTCATGAGTAGATACATCATTTACAAGTGCAAGTGAAATGGTTGGTTATCTAAGTTTAAAAAATAATTGATATGTAAACAAAAAATGCGCACAAATTATTTATCATGGAATTTGTACAGATAGCGGAAGATTTTTATATGAAGGGACAACTTCAAGAACATTTGATGTTGCTAGTTATTTATTTAAAACAAATTTTGACTTTAAAAAACTTTATAAAAATATGTATGAAAAAACATGAAATGATGTTTTGTTAAATACAAGATTAATTAATCAAGCTCATATAACTTCTAAGGGAGTTGGTTATTTAATAATAAACAAAGATATTTATAAAGAATTCAATATTGATCCGTCAACAAGCGGTAAATTTTCAAATATTTTAAGTAATATTAAGGAAATTAAAATTTGAATTACCTTTTCCTGAAGAACCGACAATAAGTGACGTGTAGAGTTCAGATCTAAAGATGTTTCAATTAATAATTTAGCTATAAAGTTAGGTGGTGGAGGACATCGATTAGCTAGCGGAGCTATTATTGAAAACTTGAATGATATTAAAAAAATAATTAAAGAAGCAGACTCCTTATTATAAAAAATAAAGGAGCAAAAATGAAAAAATTATTATCCGTATTAACAGGAATATCACTTATTATTGCACCAGCCGTAACATTAGTTTCATGTGGAGATAATTCAAAACCAGAAAACGATGTTGAGTTTCTTTTACAAGGTAGAACAATGGCAAAAGGTTCAAAAATTGAAAAAGCTTATGAAAAAATAGCGCAAGACTTTAATTCAACATTACCAGAAGGAGATGTAAAAATTGATGTTGAATGAGAAGCAAATGATGCTGTTCAAAATAGAATTAGTGCTAAAAGAGCATTACCCGATTTGTATATTTCTTATCCTGGGGATGTTGCTAAAAATATTTACGCATCAATTTCTGATCAAAAAGTAAGAGACATGGATAAAGTGTTACCTCAAAATGCCAAGTTTTGAGATAATGCTCTAAAAAATGAAGGACTTATTTCCAAAATGGGAGAAGGTGGCAAAGACTTACAAGCTGTTTTACCACTTAATAAATCTTTAGATGTTCAAGTGATTAATGTAAAAATCTTTGCAGAATTAAAGTGATTGGCCGAACAACATAAAGCTTCATCAACTTATAGTGCAGTTGAACCAAAAAAAGAAGAATTCTTAAAAGTTTATAAACAAATAACTGGAGATAAATTTTTTACAACAGCAGATTTATTTAAAGATGAAAAACTTAAATTTGATACAACAAATGATGATGTTAAAAAAGCAATAAAAAACATTTCAGAAATTGTTGTAACCGATGAGGATTCAATAAGAAATGCAATGGAAAAAACATCGAACGTTGAAGATTTTATGACACTATATTCATTTTGTTATAATCAAGCGTATCCAAAAAATGATTTAAAAAACAATATGTTTTCTGTTGGTCTTGATGATATCCCAAACGCAATATTTGAAAATTATGCTTCTGCAGCTAAACAATATACATTTGATACTGTTTCGGCAAAAGATGATAACAACAACAATAATAAGTTTTTTTATAACATGACAAAACCAGAAAATCTAAGCACAAAACTTTATTTAAATAAAAAAGGTGCTATTGAAAATGTAAATAATTTTTTTGCCAAAGCTCAAAAATTAGCAATTCATAAAGAAGAAAAACAGTCATTAGCAAATAATTGAAATGGTTCAATGTATCTAGGAAAAATGGATGGAAAAACTTATACAAGTAATTTCTTCGATGCAGGAACAATGCTATCTTCAATTAATTGTTCATCAGCAGGTCTAGGATATTTCACACACAGCAGCTCAGTTAAAGAAAATAAATATAATTCCTTTTATGACTTAATTGTGGCTGGAAGTCCTACAAAAGAAGGAGGGTTTAATGCTATTTCACAAGGACCTGGTTTAGCTGGATTTACTTCAAAAGGAGGTAATCAAGAGATTAAAGAAAAAACAGTTAAAGATTTTGTAACATTTTTATATGATAAAAAAAACATTTCTAAATTAGCTGCTAGTTCGGGGTATTTACCTTCAACAACAGAAGCTATAAAAGATTATGATCAATATTTAAGTGACGATTATAATGCAAGTCACCCTAAAAGTCCAAAAAAAACATTAGAAGAATTGAAACATAGTCTTGTATATCAATTAATTAGATATGTAAAAAATAATATTGATAAAACTGGTGATAAGAAAATATTTAATTTAGTTTCAACAACACCAGATCCTTTATCAAACACTCTTCGTAGTGCTTTAAAAAATTCTTATCAAAATACTATTTTTACAGAAAATAAAAATATTAGTGAAGTATTATTTAATAAAGATGCAGGACATTCTTTAATAAATGAAATGAATAAAATCTTACCAGGAGGTTTTGATGATATAGAATTTAAATTCATGGTTTAAGAGAAGTTATTGTATGAGCATAAAGTTAAAAAATATTGTTATTGATTATGGCAATTATATTGCAGTTAATGATTTTAATGTTGAAATTAAAACTGGCGAATTAGTATCCTTATTGGGTCCAAGTGGTTGTGGAAAATCTACAACCTTAAATGCAATCGCAGGTTTAATAAATATTACTAAAGGTCAAATTGTATTTGATGATATTGATGTTACTAACAAAAGTTCCCAAAAGCGTAATATTGGTTTAGTTTTTCAAAATTACGCTTTATATCCCCATTTAAGTGTTTACAAAAACATTTCCTTTCCATTAGTACAATCAAAAACATTTCGATTTAACCTTAAAAAAGAAAATTTTCAATACCAATCAGAAATTAAAATTTTAAAAAAAATTAAAAACAATAAACGAGCATATTTAATTTTAATAAAAATTTTAAAAAACATTGATTCAATAATAAATTATATTTATGAACAATATGATAAATATGAAAATGAATATTATGATATTCAAAAACAAGAAATTAATATTTACTTACAAAAACTTTTAAGTAATGTTAATTCAAAATTATTTTATGAAAAGATGGTTACTTATTTATTTGATAGGGTGAGATACTCATATTATTATTCTAAAAAAAAGTCTTTAATAAATTTAAAAACTTTTTTAAAATCTAATCTTCAAGATCAAACAATTAGTTTTGAAATTCGAGATGTAATTGTTAATAGAATTAAATACATTAATAAGTATCGAATTAAAAAAACTAACATAATTTTACTCGATGTTAGAGGAACAAGAAATATTAGTAAAAAAAATATAAAAAAAGAACAAGCTTTTTACAACAAAACAAACACTAATAAATTAGAGATTTTTAATATTGAAAAGAACAAACAAATTTATAATGACTATGCTAATAAGCGTGACAGTTTATTTAAAGGTGTTATTAAAGATTTAAATAATAAAATTAATAACAAAATTGACAATCTTAAAGAGTTATTTAAAACTCTAAGCAATGATTTTAATGAATTGCTTGAAAAACAAGATTTAAATTTTAACTTTAAAAAGCAAATAATTGAATTAAAAAAACAAATTTTTTCTCATTCTAGAAAAATTAGAGAATTAGTTTTAGAAGTGGCAAATAAAGTTGACATTACATCACAATTGCATAAAAAACCAGGAGAATTGTCAGGAGGTCAACAACAGCGTGTTGCAATTGCAAGAGCAATAATAAAAAAACCCCACATTTTATTGCTTGATGAACCTTTGTCAAATTTAGATGCTAAATTAAGATTATCCACTCGTGAGTGGATAAAAAAATTTCAAACAGAAATGGGAATTACAACAATTTTCGTTACTCATGATCAAGAGGAGGCGATGAGTATTAGCGATAAAATTGTTGTAATGAATAAGGGATGTTTACAACAATGTGGAACACCCCATGAAATTTATAATAACCCAGTTAACACATTTGTAGCTAATTTTATTGGAACACCAAATATTAATTTGATAAGTGTTGAAATAAAGAATAAATTAGTTATTTTAAATCAAGAAATAATATTTAAAACCGAAACTGATGTGAGAGATGGTAATTATTTTATTGGTATTCGCCCAGAACATTTTAGTCTAGAAAAAAGTATTAGCAATTTTGTGTCATTAAAAGGAGGACGCTTAATACATTGTGAAATGCTTGGAAAAGTAAATAATTTAAAAATTCAGTTTTCAAATTATGAAATTTGTTTAATTGTTAATCCAGAAGAGATGACAAAACTTAATCAAAATGAAAGTGTAATTTATTTTGCACCACAAAAAGTTCATTTCTTTAATAAAGATGGGAGGTCAATTTTGTAATGAAATGGACATTTGTTTTAAGGGTTGATCGCAATAAGTCTCTAAAACCAGATAATAAGAAACACCGAAATAAAAATAAAAATATGCAGAAAGGAAAGTTTGATTTAATTAATCAATTAATTTGAATAACACCAGCTTTGTTTCTACTATTTTTATTTGCTTATTATTCTATATATATTTTGTTTAAACGTGGATTTGATCAACATGGTGGATATAGTAAAAATTTTACCTTTTCTTGAAGATATTTAAAGATGGTTTGAAATGATGCCGATTTTATTATAGGTATTAAAAACTCATTTATTTATGTTGTTATAGCTATCCCAATTTCCTTATTAATTTCTCTATTAATTGCTAAATGTCTAGCAGATATTGTAAACAAAAAAATATTTGCTTTTTTACAATCATTATTTTTTATGCCGTTTGTTACTACAGCTTTAGCAATCACAATGGCATTTTCTGCAATATTTTCTAGTACAGATCAGTCACTTTTAGAGCAACTACTTAAAAAATTAGGTGTCGGGTTCGTGGATTTTAGAAAGCCTGTAAATGCTAAAATGATTTTAATATTTTATGGAATATGAAAAATGATGCCATTTAAAATTATTATGTTTACAGTTGCTCTTAGCGCCGTTGATAAAAAACTATATAGTGCAGCATCTATTGATGGAATGGCTAAATGAAAACAGTTTTGAGCAATTTCAATACCACAAATTATTCCAATAATCATTTATATGATTACCACTAGCATGATTGGTGCATTTAAATATATGCCCCTAGGATTGTTTGGTGATTATAATGCTGTAATGCAGTCAAAAGCACAAACAATGGTTTATTATATTTTCGAAAATATGGTGCAAACCCAAAATTATGGTAAGGCAAGCGCCGCTTCAATTATTTTAATGATAATTATCGGAATAATGACAATTGTAAATCGCTTTATTACAAAAACATTAAGTAAAAAATATAAAAGCGAGGCAATTTAAAATGGAGATTAATAAATTCAATAAACTTAAATTTGCTTATGAAAAACGTAAAACAAATTTAACAAATTTAAAAAACAAACATCGAAATGAAGAGTTTGAAACTTTAAACATTTTTAAAAAACAAATTTTAAAATTTAAACATTTTTTAATTGAAATTTGAAATTTAAAAATAATGAACTTTTTATCAAGAAATCTTAATCGAGAAATTGAACGTAAAAAATTAATTACGTTATCATTAGCAGGTGAAAACATTTGAATAAAATGATTTAAAAAACTTATACAAGCAACTACATTACTATTTTTTTCAATTCTTTTAATTTTTCCCTTTTACTGAATGCTTATGAGTTCTTTTAAACATCCAGATGATATTAATCCAACCTTTAACGAAACGTTGTGACCCAAACATTGAACATTAAACGCTTACAAAGAATTGTTTAATTATGTAAATGGTGATGGTCAAAGGAGTTCAATTTCTATTAAAACTTTTCTATTAAATTCGTTTTACATTTCTGGAATTTCGACATTTTTTCAAGTAATAATCTCTTTAATAGGCGGGTTTGCAATTTATAATTGAAAAACTAAATTTAATAAAATTTTTCTAATGATAATGTTCTCATTATTAATGATTCCTGGTGAAGCATTAATGATTGGTAGATATATTTTCATTGTTTCACTTGGATGAAACAACATGATGATCGCTTTAATTGCACCATTTGTTGCCAACGTATATACAATTTATTTAATGTCTAACGCATTTTCAACATTGCCAAAAGATTTAAAAAATGCTTGCAAAATTGATGGCCTATCGACATTTAAATACTTTTTTAAAATAGCTATTCCTAGCATTAAATCAACAATTGTTACTTCAGTAATTATTTCTTTTATTGAAGGTTGAAACTCAACGCTATGACCAGTAACGGTAATTAGGGCAGATGGGCAATCATCAACAATTCCAATGCTTTTGTATCAAATAATTTCTTTGACGGGAGTTGATCTTTCAGACGAATATCATTCCCTAATTGATCCTTATAATGTCAAAATGGCAGGTTGTGTAATTACAATTATGCCGATGATTATTATTTTTATTGTTTTCAACAAGTGAATTATTAAGGGAGTTTCAAATCGTAAAGCAACATCAAGCACGAAAGGATAAGATGATTAGAATTAAAAAAATATTGCTGATGTTATTGCTAATTATTGGTATATTCCCACTAGTTTTTGCCACATCATGTAAAAAAGATCCAATTGTTAAAGCAGATTTTTCTTATCATGTTTTAGCTGTTGGAAATGGAAATTTTACTTTTTTAGAAAATAACAACACAGGACATATAGTTATTTTAGATTGTGGTAATGGCTTAAAAGCTAAACAAACCGATGATTTGGAAAGTAGTCCTATATCAAATCGTAAATGAGGATTTGAAAGACGTACTAATGTTAAAAAGTATTTTGTTGATTATTTAAACCACTTTCATGTAACTGAAATTGAAGCAATCTTTGTTTCACACAATCATGCAGATCATTTTAATGAAATCGAAAATATGCTTAGTAATTTTAAAGTAGATAATCTAATTATGCCAATTGTTTATGATAGTGCCAAAACACAAATCGAAACATATGTCAAAAAAACACAAAATGAAAGTTTAAATATTGATACAACCTTTTCGTATAAATACAGTTTTATGGGAATCGAATTTCACAATATTACTGCCAAATTAGATCACCAAGCACTAATAGATGCAGATTATAAAGCTAGCGAAGGACCCAATGCAACTTCAATGGTTATTGACTTCACAGTTAATGGACAAACGGTTTTATTCACAGGAGATGCAATAGAAATGACTGTGAGCCCTAAAAAATTTGATCCCAATGGAATATTTAAATCTTTAATTAGTAAAATGAATATCAATACATTTTTATTAGCTCATCATGGCTCAACAAACAGTTCAACCGATAAATTATTAGAATATATGGGTAAAAATGCCTCAAGCATTAAATACTCTTTGATTAGTGGTACTAATCATTATTCTGGTAATTGATGAAATGCCTCTGGTAATCATTCCTTAGCTTCTATCCAAGAAGTGGGATATACCAAACAATGTGCTAAAAATACAAAAATTTTTATTACCGGAACAATGACCGATGACAATAGTGGAACCTATGATGTAACCCCAGATGGAGAAAATAAATCTTATGAGATTGAATACAAAGAAAGTGGAGAAACTTTAGTGATTCCCAATAATTCAACCGTTATTCACCCCGAGTTTTAAAATTAAAATGGCCAATGGCCATTTTTTTATTTTTTAAACAAATATTTGTACTTGCTTTTTTCCATATTTTCCATTAAATTATTAAAGTTAGGAGAAAAAATGGAAAATATAAAAATAAAACAGAGGACCAATTGGAAATCTAGAATTTTAAACACATTACAAGAAATTGGTAAATCATTGCAATTCCCAATTGCAATCTTACCGTTCGCGGCAATATTAAACCGATTCGGAGCATTGGGTTTATCATATACATCAAATACAACACCTGATGGTGTATTACATATAACAAATCACATTGGTTATTGAATATCATTTATTATTCAAAAACCAGGTGGTGTAATTTTTGATAACTTACCCTTAATCTTTGCAATCGGTATTGCATTTGGTCTTGCAAAAGACCACCGTGGAGAAGTGGCATTAGTTGGTGCAGCTATTTATTTAGTTATCAGCGCAATGTTGGGTGAACACGGTATTGGTAACATGATTTATGATAAGGTACTTACGTTTAAGGCCGCCGATGGTAATTTTTCAAAATTACTATATGTAGAAAATTACAAAGGCGACGTTTTACAAAATGGTAAGTTTGTCTTATCTATTGGTGTTCTTGGAGGGATTGTTTCAGGAATATTAGCATCAGTGTTATATAACAAATATAAAGAAATTAAATTACCAAAAGCATTATCATTCTTCGGGGGAAGAAGATTTGTTCCAATGATTGGATTAGCATGTGCAGTTCCTGTAGCATTAGCATTTGCAATTATTTGACCATGATTACAATATGTTTTAATGTTAATGGGAAAACAAGTGGCAGATCCTTCAAAAGCATCTGTGGCGATTCCTGGAACAATGTTATATGGATTCTTAAATAGATTGCTATTACCATTTGGATTACACCAAATATTAAATACATTCTTTTGATTCCAATTACCAATTCAAGGAAATCATATTGATCCAATCTCAGGTAGTTCAGATGGAATTATTCACTGAGATTATGGAGATATAAATGCATTTACAGCGAAAAATGAAAATGCAGGATTATTCCAATCAGGATTCTTCCCAGTAATGATGGGTGGAATTCCCGCAATTGCATTAGCAATGATTATGAGTGCTAAAAAAGAAAAAAGAAATGAAGTAGCAGGGTTCTTAGGTGGAGTTGCAGTCGTTGCAATTGTATCTGGTATTACAGAACCAATTGAATTCTCATTTGTATTCTTAGCGCCAGCATTATTATTAGTTCATGCATCATTAACTGCAATATTTGTTGGAATAACAACAGCTATGCGTATTCAAGTTGGATTTGGATTCTCAG
Protein-coding sequences here:
- the smpB gene encoding SsrA-binding protein SmpB, encoding MGIKIIIKNKKARFNYEILETIEAGIVLNGDEIKSIRNNDVSINESFILIKEKEAYILNMSIKKYEFSTQKTSEPTRNRKLLLHKKQIMKLLKRVKLEKLTIVPIMLYFSNGLVKLEIGLGRGKNLIDKRETIKERDSNRKLNKIRKV
- a CDS encoding sugar ABC transporter permease; translated protein: MKWTFVLRVDRNKSLKPDNKKHRNKNKNMQKGKFDLINQLIWITPALFLLFLFAYYSIYILFKRGFDQHGGYSKNFTFSWRYLKMVWNDADFIIGIKNSFIYVVIAIPISLLISLLIAKCLADIVNKKIFAFLQSLFFMPFVTTALAITMAFSAIFSSTDQSLLEQLLKKLGVGFVDFRKPVNAKMILIFYGIWKMMPFKIIMFTVALSAVDKKLYSAASIDGMAKWKQFWAISIPQIIPIIIYMITTSMIGAFKYMPLGLFGDYNAVMQSKAQTMVYYIFENMVQTQNYGKASAASIILMIIIGIMTIVNRFITKTLSKKYKSEAI
- a CDS encoding carbohydrate ABC transporter permease, with product MEINKFNKLKFAYEKRKTNLTNLKNKHRNEEFETLNIFKKQILKFKHFLIEIWNLKIMNFLSRNLNREIERKKLITLSLAGENIWIKWFKKLIQATTLLFFSILLIFPFYWMLMSSFKHPDDINPTFNETLWPKHWTLNAYKELFNYVNGDGQRSSISIKTFLLNSFYISGISTFFQVIISLIGGFAIYNWKTKFNKIFLMIMFSLLMIPGEALMIGRYIFIVSLGWNNMMIALIAPFVANVYTIYLMSNAFSTLPKDLKNACKIDGLSTFKYFFKIAIPSIKSTIVTSVIISFIEGWNSTLWPVTVIRADGQSSTIPMLLYQIISLTGVDLSDEYHSLIDPYNVKMAGCVITIMPMIIIFIVFNKWIIKGVSNRKATSSTKG
- a CDS encoding bifunctional oligoribonuclease/PAP phosphatase NrnA; the protein is MNEIVKSIFKFETIIILRHVLPDGDAYGSQLGLKSLILDNFKHKKVYAFGKEISYLNFVGNMDVFQKQVFKNALVIVTDCGNIERIDIEDKQLLQQAKKVIKIDHHPDVEPYGDISWVDTSFTSASEMVGYLSLKNNWYVNKKCAQIIYHGICTDSGRFLYEGTTSRTFDVASYLFKTNFDFKKLYKNMYEKTWNDVLLNTRLINQAHITSKGVGYLIINKDIYKEFNIDPSTSGKFSNILSNIKEIKIWITFSWRTDNKWRVEFRSKDVSINNLAIKLGGGGHRLASGAIIENLNDIKKIIKEADSLL
- a CDS encoding lipoprotein yields the protein MKKLLSVLTGISLIIAPAVTLVSCGDNSKPENDVEFLLQGRTMAKGSKIEKAYEKIAQDFNSTLPEGDVKIDVEWEANDAVQNRISAKRALPDLYISYPGDVAKNIYASISDQKVRDMDKVLPQNAKFWDNALKNEGLISKMGEGGKDLQAVLPLNKSLDVQVINVKIFAELKWLAEQHKASSTYSAVEPKKEEFLKVYKQITGDKFFTTADLFKDEKLKFDTTNDDVKKAIKNISEIVVTDEDSIRNAMEKTSNVEDFMTLYSFCYNQAYPKNDLKNNMFSVGLDDIPNAIFENYASAAKQYTFDTVSAKDDNNNNNKFFYNMTKPENLSTKLYLNKKGAIENVNNFFAKAQKLAIHKEEKQSLANNWNGSMYLGKMDGKTYTSNFFDAGTMLSSINCSSAGLGYFTHSSSVKENKYNSFYDLIVAGSPTKEGGFNAISQGPGLAGFTSKGGNQEIKEKTVKDFVTFLYDKKNISKLAASSGYLPSTTEAIKDYDQYLSDDYNASHPKSPKKTLEELKHSLVYQLIRYVKNNIDKTGDKKIFNLVSTTPDPLSNTLRSALKNSYQNTIFTENKNISEVLFNKDAGHSLINEMNKILPGGFDDIEFKFMV
- a CDS encoding ATP-binding cassette domain-containing protein yields the protein MSIKLKNIVIDYGNYIAVNDFNVEIKTGELVSLLGPSGCGKSTTLNAIAGLINITKGQIVFDDIDVTNKSSQKRNIGLVFQNYALYPHLSVYKNISFPLVQSKTFRFNLKKENFQYQSEIKILKKIKNNKRAYLILIKILKNIDSIINYIYEQYDKYENEYYDIQKQEINIYLQKLLSNVNSKLFYEKMVTYLFDRVRYSYYYSKKKSLINLKTFLKSNLQDQTISFEIRDVIVNRIKYINKYRIKKTNIILLDVRGTRNISKKNIKKEQAFYNKTNTNKLEIFNIEKNKQIYNDYANKRDSLFKGVIKDLNNKINNKIDNLKELFKTLSNDFNELLEKQDLNFNFKKQIIELKKQIFSHSRKIRELVLEVANKVDITSQLHKKPGELSGGQQQRVAIARAIIKKPHILLLDEPLSNLDAKLRLSTREWIKKFQTEMGITTIFVTHDQEEAMSISDKIVVMNKGCLQQCGTPHEIYNNPVNTFVANFIGTPNINLISVEIKNKLVILNQEIIFKTETDVRDGNYFIGIRPEHFSLEKSISNFVSLKGGRLIHCEMLGKVNNLKIQFSNYEICLIVNPEEMTKLNQNESVIYFAPQKVHFFNKDGRSIL
- the rnr gene encoding ribonuclease R, with the translated sequence MKEQIINILEKEKITSIDNLKNLLNIEKNKFFKLIDELIEEKKIYKTIESNIILNNKSLKKGTIRINSKCFGFIKPLEEYNEFNQDFFVPKFGLNNSISNDEVIFSYIEEDDGRYRGNVEGIIKRDKKTLVGIMSYSQDKRFLDFIPSDPAFINYRIVLVNKNKYKLKEDLIVKVSISNVKQNKMFVYIDEIIGDANKAVDRIISIAYENEIEPGFSSESLKEAEEVAKPINKNDIKFKKRLEKNLFNKPIVTIDGADSKDLDDAVCVEKVNDNYVLTVAIADVSYYVRPRTKLDYVALYKGNSTYLANKVLPMLPEVLSNGVCSLNPNEEKLCMVCEMTINKNGEIIDSNIYESIMISKARLTYGGVNDLFETKKSKYPDEVNAMLWDALELHNIIEKRKDKLGTIDFDIPEPKAILNANSDVVDIVARERGIAERLIENFMVSANVTVALEMEKIKMPFLYRNHESPKKENMGEWVNSLKLLGINVPFNLEKDITPLDVKQALEKIANEVTDVNEKTVINITLLRYMEKARYESENIGHFGLAANTYTHFTSPIRRYSDLMVHRYLKKYLINKEDDYQNENISFIDKACEIINETEKKSLNAEREVNKVCMAEFMKDKVGQEYNGIISAILKFGIFVQLENCVEGLVHITNLKNATFDEKRNIYTTDDKKTYKLGQKVKIKVIAADVKRRIIDFEFC